A window of the Fibrobacter sp. genome harbors these coding sequences:
- a CDS encoding right-handed parallel beta-helix repeat-containing protein, producing the protein MDKKFFIPALALCAAQAFGSTYYVAVDGNDAAAGSKEKPFASLKKANTVVAAGDTVWIRGGVYDMRDTSYCERARMSAGVLLTTSGESDDKRIHYFAYPGERPIFDGTNLPIGQALDKTTSSTDLEYTAGILIYASYLHLKGIEVRNVPMKHNSNSGVYVTRCKHVILEQMESHHNAGPGFFVNEGGRGLNGGGHLFLNCDAHDNYDPTGRQGDGENADGFGVHYQYDGDTTKFFGCRSWWNSDDAYDLINQEFPVVIENSYAMGSGYSDYGTKMPKNGNGSGFKLGESTFGGGHHIIRNSVAWKNETFGFYANYTGAGTQWISNTSFQNGQRAFNMASTTFDAEGRRTADVAVLTGDNAHVLKNNIAFPNLNSQVGVCWVKIDDSDAGHDENCAAGENNTWNLKLDLTEDDFMSIDDPSMTVTGEDLSKIPGILGPRNPDGSVPNVDFLKLKDGSHAIDKGEDVGAVFAGAAPDLGAYEFGLPSSSSIGNTTSIVANFDGSAALVGKAVVFDLQGRYLGTLQAEQLRGGNVVDAVRTQFRTPGAYLVRIGHEIQKVNVK; encoded by the coding sequence ATGGACAAGAAGTTTTTTATTCCGGCGCTGGCTTTGTGCGCAGCGCAGGCATTCGGTTCAACATATTATGTTGCTGTTGACGGGAATGACGCTGCCGCAGGTTCAAAGGAAAAGCCTTTTGCATCTTTAAAGAAGGCCAATACGGTGGTGGCTGCCGGTGATACGGTGTGGATCCGCGGCGGTGTCTATGATATGCGCGATACCTCCTACTGTGAACGCGCCAGAATGTCTGCAGGTGTTTTGTTGACTACCAGCGGCGAAAGTGACGACAAGCGAATCCATTATTTTGCCTACCCTGGGGAACGTCCGATTTTTGACGGCACAAATCTTCCCATCGGTCAGGCCCTGGATAAAACCACTTCGTCTACGGATCTGGAATACACGGCGGGCATCTTGATTTATGCAAGCTATTTGCACTTGAAGGGGATCGAGGTCCGCAATGTTCCCATGAAGCATAATTCCAATTCGGGTGTATATGTTACCCGATGCAAGCATGTGATTTTGGAGCAGATGGAAAGTCATCACAATGCGGGTCCGGGCTTCTTTGTGAATGAAGGCGGAAGGGGCCTTAACGGCGGTGGTCATCTGTTCTTGAACTGCGACGCCCACGATAATTATGACCCCACTGGCCGTCAGGGCGATGGTGAAAATGCCGACGGTTTTGGCGTGCATTACCAGTATGACGGCGACACCACGAAATTTTTCGGTTGTCGTTCCTGGTGGAACAGCGATGATGCCTACGACTTGATCAATCAGGAATTTCCTGTTGTCATAGAAAACAGCTACGCCATGGGAAGCGGCTATAGCGACTACGGTACAAAGATGCCGAAAAATGGAAATGGTTCTGGATTCAAGTTGGGCGAAAGTACATTTGGCGGTGGACATCATATCATTCGAAACAGCGTCGCCTGGAAGAATGAGACTTTCGGTTTTTATGCCAACTATACAGGTGCGGGAACTCAATGGATCAGCAATACGTCATTCCAGAATGGTCAACGGGCCTTTAACATGGCATCCACCACATTCGATGCTGAAGGAAGGCGCACGGCCGATGTAGCCGTATTGACAGGCGATAACGCCCATGTGCTGAAAAACAACATTGCATTCCCTAATCTGAATTCGCAGGTTGGTGTGTGCTGGGTGAAAATCGATGACAGCGATGCTGGGCATGATGAAAATTGTGCCGCTGGCGAAAACAACACTTGGAACCTGAAACTGGATTTGACGGAAGACGACTTTATGAGTATTGACGACCCCAGCATGACGGTGACGGGCGAAGACCTTTCCAAGATTCCTGGAATTTTGGGACCGCGAAATCCTGATGGAAGCGTTCCTAATGTGGACTTTTTGAAGTTGAAGGATGGTAGCCACGCCATCGACAAGGGTGAAGATGTGGGGGCGGTATTTGCCGGCGCCGCACCGGATCTTGGGGCTTATGAATTCGGACTGCCTTCCAGCAGTTCCATTGGCAACACAACTTCTATCGTTGCGAATTTCGACGGGTCTGCCGCACTCGTTGGCAAGGCTGTAGTGTTTGACTTGCAGGGACGTTACCTGGGGACTTTGCAGGCAGAACAGCTTCGTGGTGGAAATGTAGTCGATGCTGTGCGCACTCAGTTCCGTACGCCTGGCGCATACCTGGTTCGCATCGGTCACGAAATCCAGAAAGTGAATGTGAAGTAA
- the larE gene encoding ATP-dependent sacrificial sulfur transferase LarE has translation MDELHQKFELLKCQLRSLGKVAVAYSAGVDSTFLLKVAHDVLGENAVAVTIKSRVVPGREIQEALDFCKAEGILHLVLDFNEMDVDGFRENPPDRCYVCKRSIFKAIIGAAAEHGIPAVCEGSNVDDLGDYRPGLKAIAELNVKSPLREAGLTKAGIRTLSRELGLPTASKPSFACLASRIPYGEQITEEKLRLVERAEQYLQDLGFVQYRVRCRLVPQKSPAAETYMASIEILPDQFPLFYKNQAEIRSCFTNLGFKEISLDERGYRTGSLNEALVK, from the coding sequence ATGGATGAACTGCATCAGAAATTCGAGTTGTTGAAATGCCAGTTGAGAAGTCTCGGCAAGGTTGCCGTGGCTTATTCTGCCGGCGTGGATTCTACGTTTCTGTTGAAGGTGGCTCATGATGTGCTGGGAGAGAATGCGGTTGCCGTTACGATAAAGTCCAGGGTGGTTCCTGGCCGCGAAATTCAGGAGGCTCTGGATTTTTGCAAGGCAGAAGGCATTCTCCATTTGGTCCTGGATTTTAACGAGATGGATGTGGACGGCTTTCGGGAGAATCCTCCTGACCGTTGCTATGTGTGCAAGCGTTCGATTTTTAAGGCCATCATCGGGGCGGCCGCGGAGCATGGGATTCCTGCAGTTTGTGAAGGCTCCAATGTGGATGACCTTGGAGATTACCGCCCGGGATTGAAGGCGATTGCGGAACTGAACGTGAAGAGCCCGCTCCGTGAGGCGGGCCTCACCAAGGCAGGCATCCGCACGTTGTCCCGGGAACTTGGGCTCCCGACGGCGAGCAAGCCCTCGTTTGCCTGCCTTGCCAGCCGCATTCCTTACGGAGAACAGATTACAGAAGAAAAATTGCGGCTGGTGGAGCGGGCCGAGCAGTATCTGCAGGATTTGGGTTTTGTTCAATATCGAGTTCGTTGCCGTCTTGTTCCGCAAAAATCGCCTGCTGCAGAAACCTATATGGCTAGCATAGAAATCCTTCCGGACCAGTTCCCGCTTTTCTACAAAAATCAGGCTGAGATTCGTTCCTGTTTTACAAATCTTGGTTTTAAGGAAATTTCCTTGGATGAACGAGGCTACCGTACCGGAAGCTTGAACGAAGCCTTGGTGAAATAG
- a CDS encoding DUF3737 family protein, with amino-acid sequence MNRNVVENKQFDEERSLYNLKNSDVVSCVFAGPADGESVLKEARDINVIDCKFSLRYPMWHVKKFTLEKSSMDELTRAALWYADDGVIKDSVLGGIKAVRECNRISLENCKIVSQEFGWKSQDISLENSEIEAEYLFLDCTNISLKNVQMKGKYSFQYIENLTIEDSVLDTKDAFWHSKNITVKNSVVKGEYLAWFSENLTLENCKISGTQPLCYCKGLKLINCTMEGADLAFEYSDVEADVKGDVISIKNPKSGTIVVDSVGEIIWDDPVMPCNGVVKTR; translated from the coding sequence ATGAATCGAAATGTGGTAGAAAATAAGCAGTTCGACGAAGAACGCTCCCTATATAACTTGAAGAATTCCGACGTGGTGTCCTGCGTTTTCGCAGGCCCCGCCGATGGTGAGTCTGTACTGAAGGAAGCCCGCGACATCAATGTCATTGACTGCAAGTTTTCTCTGCGCTATCCCATGTGGCACGTCAAGAAATTCACCTTGGAAAAATCCTCCATGGATGAACTCACCCGCGCTGCCCTTTGGTATGCCGACGACGGTGTCATCAAGGACAGTGTTCTTGGCGGCATCAAGGCCGTTCGTGAATGCAACCGCATTTCTCTGGAAAACTGCAAAATTGTTTCCCAGGAATTCGGCTGGAAGAGTCAGGATATTTCCCTTGAAAATTCTGAAATCGAAGCGGAATATCTTTTCCTGGATTGCACGAACATCTCCCTGAAAAATGTGCAGATGAAAGGCAAGTATTCTTTCCAGTACATCGAAAATCTGACTATCGAAGATTCTGTATTGGATACGAAGGATGCCTTCTGGCACAGCAAAAATATTACGGTTAAAAATTCCGTAGTGAAGGGTGAATATCTCGCCTGGTTCTCTGAAAACTTGACTCTTGAAAACTGCAAGATTTCCGGAACCCAGCCCCTGTGCTATTGCAAGGGCCTGAAGCTCATCAACTGCACCATGGAAGGCGCGGATCTAGCCTTTGAATACTCCGATGTCGAAGCAGACGTGAAGGGCGATGTCATTTCCATCAAGAATCCGAAATCCGGAACCATCGTGGTGGACTCCGTCGGCGAAATCATCTGGGACGACCCGGTGATGCCCTGCAACGGCGTCGTCAAAACCAGATAA
- a CDS encoding flavodoxin family protein → MKVLLINGSPRKNGNTFTALNQAAEQLNKNGIESEIVWIGNKCIRGCIACNVCKNKGNNRCAFDEDICNEIIAKMETSDALIVGSPVYWGQPNGSVLSLIQRMAYSAGSLMQGKPAAAVCCCRRGGATAAFQTLQMPFQMLNMPIVTSQYWNIAYGRNEAESAQDVEGMQTMRTLANNMAFMLKKFATGTAEVEAKEPWQPMNFVR, encoded by the coding sequence ATGAAAGTTCTTTTAATTAACGGTAGCCCCCGTAAAAACGGCAACACTTTTACCGCATTGAATCAGGCTGCAGAACAGCTGAACAAGAACGGTATCGAAAGCGAAATCGTGTGGATTGGAAACAAATGCATCCGCGGATGCATTGCCTGCAATGTTTGCAAGAACAAGGGCAACAACCGCTGCGCCTTTGACGAAGACATCTGCAACGAAATCATCGCCAAGATGGAAACTAGCGACGCCCTGATTGTAGGCTCTCCGGTTTACTGGGGACAGCCCAACGGTTCCGTACTTTCGCTGATCCAGCGCATGGCTTATTCCGCCGGAAGCCTGATGCAGGGCAAGCCCGCCGCCGCCGTTTGCTGCTGCCGCCGCGGTGGTGCAACCGCCGCCTTCCAGACTTTGCAAATGCCCTTCCAGATGCTGAACATGCCTATCGTCACTTCCCAGTACTGGAACATCGCCTACGGCCGCAACGAAGCCGAATCCGCACAGGACGTGGAAGGCATGCAGACCATGCGCACCCTCGCAAACAACATGGCATTCATGCTGAAGAAATTCGCCACAGGCACCGCCGAAGTGGAAGCCAAGGAACCCTGGCAGCCCATGAACTTCGTGAGATAA
- a CDS encoding nitroreductase: MTLEEAVKLRHAVRQYLPTELSKEQVDALQAKTAELNERYGLHLQLILNDEKAFDSRMAHYGKFSGVKNFFALVAQKECAEDVGRASAEIVLFAQTLGLNTCIVAMTFQKTENFKVAPGEKVFGVIALGYGQTSGVQHPMKTPEKISPDYGTAPDWFKKGIDYVLLAPTGLNQCRVEFRLNKDDSVTAKLKLGLSTKVDLGITKYFFELGAERKVF; this comes from the coding sequence ATGACTCTTGAAGAAGCGGTAAAATTACGTCATGCTGTGCGCCAGTACCTGCCCACAGAACTTTCCAAGGAACAGGTGGATGCCCTCCAGGCAAAGACTGCGGAATTGAATGAACGTTATGGGTTGCATCTTCAGCTGATTTTAAACGACGAGAAGGCCTTCGACAGCCGAATGGCTCACTATGGAAAATTTTCCGGTGTAAAAAACTTTTTTGCTCTGGTGGCTCAAAAGGAATGCGCCGAGGACGTGGGCCGCGCCTCTGCAGAAATTGTCTTGTTCGCCCAGACCTTAGGATTGAACACTTGCATTGTAGCCATGACTTTCCAAAAGACTGAGAACTTCAAGGTTGCTCCAGGCGAAAAAGTTTTTGGCGTCATCGCCCTAGGTTACGGACAAACTAGCGGTGTGCAGCATCCTATGAAAACGCCGGAAAAAATTTCCCCGGATTATGGAACCGCTCCCGATTGGTTCAAGAAGGGAATTGACTATGTGCTTTTAGCCCCCACAGGATTGAACCAGTGCCGCGTGGAGTTTCGCCTGAACAAGGACGATTCTGTTACAGCAAAACTGAAACTGGGATTAAGCACCAAGGTGGACTTGGGCATTACCAAGTACTTCTTTGAGCTGGGTGCCGAACGAAAAGTATTCTAA
- a CDS encoding DUF362 domain-containing protein, translated as MDRRDFIKTVGSAALISAMATPVFGKPKNQEVKEAGKDVSNVYFTKDLSAEGLIKLYNKVNQNISGKVAIKVHTGEKNGPNILPREWVKAVQALIPNSNIVETNTYYHPSDRDTTEKHRETLKVNGWTFCPVDIMDEEGTVMLPVPGGKHFKEMSMGGHIVNYDSMVVLTHFKGHTMGGFGGSLKNIAIGCADANVGKKMIHEKMEDPDYNAKPELYPKWSNSGKRFMEAMAESGKATVNHFKGKMCFINVLRRMSVDCDCAGVGAAEPTCRDIGILASTDILAVDQASVDMVYKLPIGELKDIKERIESREGLHQLPAMEALKMGNRKYRIIEV; from the coding sequence ATGGATCGTCGTGATTTTATAAAGACTGTAGGCTCTGCTGCTTTGATCAGCGCCATGGCTACTCCCGTTTTTGGCAAGCCCAAGAACCAGGAAGTGAAGGAAGCCGGCAAGGATGTTTCCAACGTCTACTTCACCAAGGATCTTTCTGCCGAAGGTCTCATCAAGTTGTACAACAAGGTGAACCAGAATATTTCCGGCAAGGTGGCCATCAAGGTTCACACCGGTGAAAAGAACGGCCCCAACATTTTGCCCCGCGAATGGGTGAAGGCTGTGCAGGCCCTGATTCCCAATTCCAACATTGTGGAAACCAACACTTACTACCATCCCAGCGACCGCGATACTACCGAAAAGCATCGCGAGACTTTGAAGGTAAACGGCTGGACTTTCTGCCCCGTGGACATCATGGACGAAGAAGGTACGGTGATGCTCCCTGTTCCTGGCGGCAAGCACTTCAAGGAAATGAGCATGGGCGGCCATATCGTGAATTACGATTCCATGGTGGTGCTGACCCACTTCAAGGGCCATACCATGGGTGGTTTCGGCGGTTCCCTCAAGAACATCGCCATCGGCTGTGCCGACGCCAATGTGGGCAAGAAGATGATTCACGAAAAGATGGAAGATCCGGATTACAATGCAAAGCCGGAACTTTACCCCAAGTGGAGCAACAGCGGCAAGCGCTTCATGGAAGCCATGGCTGAATCCGGCAAGGCAACCGTCAATCACTTTAAGGGCAAGATGTGCTTTATTAATGTGCTGCGCCGTATGTCCGTGGACTGCGACTGTGCGGGCGTTGGCGCTGCCGAACCCACTTGCCGCGACATCGGTATTCTCGCTTCCACCGATATTCTCGCTGTGGACCAGGCCAGCGTAGACATGGTTTACAAGCTGCCCATTGGCGAACTGAAGGATATCAAGGAACGCATTGAAAGTCGCGAAGGACTTCATCAGCTCCCTGCAATGGAAGCTTTGAAGATGGGCAATCGCAAGTATCGTATTATCGAAGTGTAA
- a CDS encoding DUF1349 domain-containing protein produces MDSENWLKASIEFENESIQHLGSVVTNMGYSDWATTAIPADVMRICHMARATDEIQFGIYACSPEDSSFDATFTEMEITECKWLAHVGQKPD; encoded by the coding sequence TTGGATAGTGAAAACTGGCTGAAGGCCTCTATCGAATTCGAGAACGAATCCATCCAGCATTTAGGAAGCGTCGTCACCAACATGGGCTATTCCGACTGGGCAACCACCGCGATTCCTGCCGATGTAATGAGAATTTGCCACATGGCCCGCGCCACCGACGAAATCCAGTTCGGCATTTACGCCTGCAGCCCAGAGGATTCCTCCTTTGACGCCACATTCACAGAAATGGAAATCACGGAATGCAAATGGCTCGCCCACGTAGGGCAAAAGCCGGATTGA
- a CDS encoding alcohol dehydrogenase: MKAYVYKEHKKFELVEKPKPELQGPRDAIVRVTMGSICTSDLHIKHGSVPRAVPGITVGHEMVGVVESVGADVKNVKVGDRVTVNVETFCGECFFCKNGFVNNCTDKNGGWALGCRIDGGQTEFVRVPFADQGLNRIPDSVSDEQALFVGDVLATGFWAARISEIKTEDTVLIIGAGPTGICTLLCVMLKNPQKIIVCEKDEARREFVRKHYPQVIVTTPEECGTVVQSESAHGGADVVLEVAGTEETFRMAWENARPNAIVTVVALYDKPMTLPLPEMYGKNLTFKTGGVDGCDCAEILSLIEQGKIDTTPLITHKFPLQDIEEAYRIFENKLDGVIKVAIV, translated from the coding sequence ATGAAAGCCTACGTTTATAAAGAGCATAAGAAATTTGAACTGGTAGAAAAGCCGAAGCCTGAATTGCAGGGCCCGAGGGATGCCATTGTCCGTGTGACCATGGGGAGCATCTGTACCAGTGACTTGCACATTAAGCATGGTTCTGTGCCCCGGGCGGTGCCGGGAATTACCGTAGGCCATGAGATGGTGGGCGTGGTGGAATCCGTCGGTGCTGACGTGAAGAATGTGAAGGTGGGCGACCGCGTGACGGTGAATGTGGAAACTTTCTGCGGGGAATGTTTTTTCTGCAAGAATGGTTTCGTGAACAATTGTACCGACAAGAACGGCGGCTGGGCTTTGGGCTGCCGCATTGATGGCGGCCAGACGGAATTTGTGCGGGTGCCTTTTGCAGATCAGGGCCTGAACAGGATTCCTGATTCCGTCAGCGACGAGCAGGCGCTTTTTGTAGGAGATGTGCTGGCTACAGGTTTCTGGGCCGCCCGCATTTCTGAAATCAAGACCGAGGATACGGTGCTGATTATTGGCGCTGGCCCCACGGGCATTTGCACGCTGCTTTGCGTGATGCTGAAGAATCCACAAAAGATTATCGTTTGCGAAAAGGACGAAGCCCGCCGTGAATTTGTGCGCAAGCATTATCCTCAGGTGATTGTGACTACGCCGGAGGAATGTGGCACGGTGGTGCAAAGTGAAAGTGCCCATGGCGGTGCTGACGTGGTTCTGGAAGTGGCAGGCACCGAAGAGACTTTCCGCATGGCTTGGGAAAACGCAAGGCCCAACGCCATCGTGACAGTGGTGGCCCTTTACGACAAACCTATGACGCTTCCCTTGCCCGAAATGTACGGCAAGAATCTCACTTTCAAAACCGGCGGTGTAGACGGCTGCGACTGCGCCGAAATTCTCTCCCTCATTGAGCAGGGAAAAATCGACACCACCCCGCTAATTACCCACAAGTTCCCCTTGCAGGACATTGAAGAAGCCTACCGCATCTTCGAAAACAAACTGGACGGCGTGATTAAAGTGGCTATTGTGTAG
- a CDS encoding SO_0444 family Cu/Zn efflux transporter, translating to MMEIVSTFVSEFITLFAEMAPFLLLGFLLAGIIHVWLPQSLYIPKISKPTFKSSLWAALFGVPLPICSCGVIPTAVALRREGASKGASVSFLISTPATGVDSILATYSLLGLPFAILRPIAAFVTALFGGVVTNFATKGENEIAADAKAVCVDEHCSCGGHDHDHDHCECGDHDHDDHCECGDHDHDDDDGDHCGCKDDHCGCGKIKCGCGDDDCEDREIPKTIGGKILETFRYGLVDMVANVSKWLMIGLVLGALIAAFIPNDFFLALREYPFLCMIAVLLLAMPMYTCATGSIPLALALVAKGITPGAALVLLMAGPATSIASMMVVGKAFGKRTLVAYLITIAGGALFFGWVVDTFMMDTFLSAMIPSGMSEHCAGAEALGVFDYVMAGVLALLMIYTKLPKKSKIQKDSETSRVKEYTVKGMSCNHCKMCVEKAATALPGVIHAEADVGKNLLTIEGTVDEAELKKAIEEAGFDFLGAK from the coding sequence ATGATGGAAATCGTATCGACTTTTGTTTCTGAATTTATAACATTGTTTGCGGAAATGGCCCCGTTCTTGCTGCTCGGTTTTTTGCTGGCAGGCATTATTCACGTATGGCTTCCGCAATCCCTGTACATTCCGAAAATTTCCAAACCCACTTTTAAGTCTAGCTTGTGGGCGGCCCTTTTTGGCGTGCCGCTTCCCATTTGCAGCTGTGGCGTGATTCCTACCGCTGTGGCTCTCCGCAGGGAAGGTGCCAGCAAGGGCGCCAGCGTTTCCTTCTTGATTTCTACTCCGGCGACGGGGGTGGATTCCATTTTGGCAACCTACTCTTTGCTGGGTTTGCCTTTCGCAATTTTGCGCCCCATTGCGGCCTTTGTTACGGCACTGTTTGGCGGCGTGGTGACGAACTTTGCAACGAAGGGTGAAAACGAAATTGCTGCAGACGCCAAGGCCGTTTGCGTTGATGAACACTGCAGCTGCGGTGGCCACGACCACGATCACGACCATTGCGAATGTGGCGACCATGATCACGACGATCACTGCGAATGTGGCGACCACGATCACGACGATGACGACGGCGATCATTGCGGTTGTAAGGATGATCACTGCGGTTGCGGAAAGATCAAGTGCGGCTGTGGCGATGACGATTGCGAAGATCGCGAAATCCCCAAGACCATCGGCGGCAAGATTCTGGAAACCTTCCGTTATGGCTTAGTGGACATGGTTGCCAATGTAAGTAAGTGGCTCATGATTGGTCTTGTGCTGGGCGCATTGATTGCTGCATTCATTCCCAACGATTTCTTCTTGGCTCTCCGTGAATACCCGTTCCTCTGCATGATTGCCGTGTTGCTGTTGGCTATGCCTATGTACACTTGTGCTACGGGCTCCATTCCTCTGGCATTGGCATTGGTGGCAAAGGGAATTACTCCGGGCGCAGCACTTGTTTTGCTGATGGCTGGTCCTGCAACTAGTATCGCATCTATGATGGTTGTGGGTAAGGCTTTTGGCAAGCGCACCTTGGTCGCATACCTGATCACCATTGCTGGCGGCGCATTGTTCTTCGGTTGGGTGGTGGATACCTTTATGATGGACACCTTCCTCTCCGCAATGATTCCTAGCGGTATGTCTGAACATTGTGCCGGCGCAGAAGCCTTGGGCGTATTTGATTATGTGATGGCAGGCGTTCTCGCTTTGCTCATGATCTACACCAAACTCCCGAAGAAGAGCAAGATCCAAAAGGATTCTGAAACTTCCAGGGTAAAGGAATACACCGTGAAGGGTATGAGCTGCAACCACTGCAAAATGTGTGTGGAAAAGGCTGCCACCGCTCTCCCCGGAGTTATTCACGCCGAAGCTGATGTGGGCAAGAACCTTCTCACCATCGAAGGTACGGTGGACGAGGCGGAATTGAAGAAGGCCATTGAAGAAGCCGGCTTCGATTTCCTCGGCGCAAAGTGA
- a CDS encoding alpha/beta hydrolase, giving the protein MVEKVFTTPNGDIHYWVSDEVRPGAPSLIFLPGLTADHRLFDKQIEFFESRYNVFVWDAPGHASSWPFHMNFTLMDKANWLDQILAHEHLENLVFVGQSMGGYVAQTFMQMYPDRLKGFVSVDSCPMQRKYITGLELFLLRFMEPVYRWYPWAKLLKAGSEGVATTEYGRKLMLDMMMIYDGNQDRYAKLAGHGYRMLADGIAANLPYEICCPALLICGEKDAAGSAKRYNKAWHKKTGIPLEWIKGAGHNSNTDAPEIVNNLIQSFVDSLQLDDFEEVQFAARVTKKFEAI; this is encoded by the coding sequence ATGGTAGAAAAAGTATTTACAACTCCTAATGGTGATATCCATTATTGGGTTTCGGATGAGGTGCGCCCGGGTGCGCCTTCCTTGATTTTTTTACCGGGGTTAACGGCGGACCATCGATTGTTCGATAAACAAATTGAGTTTTTTGAATCTAGATACAATGTGTTTGTCTGGGATGCCCCGGGTCATGCATCTTCTTGGCCTTTCCATATGAATTTTACCTTGATGGATAAGGCTAATTGGTTGGATCAAATTTTGGCACACGAGCATCTTGAAAATCTCGTGTTTGTCGGACAGTCCATGGGCGGCTACGTTGCACAGACTTTTATGCAAATGTACCCGGATCGTTTAAAGGGCTTTGTGTCTGTGGACTCTTGCCCCATGCAGCGCAAGTATATTACCGGATTGGAACTTTTCCTCTTGAGATTTATGGAACCGGTTTATCGCTGGTATCCTTGGGCTAAACTTTTAAAGGCTGGCTCCGAGGGTGTTGCCACAACGGAATATGGCCGCAAGCTGATGCTCGATATGATGATGATCTACGATGGTAATCAGGACCGTTATGCGAAATTAGCTGGCCATGGCTATAGAATGTTGGCCGATGGTATTGCGGCGAACTTGCCTTATGAAATCTGTTGCCCGGCTTTGCTGATTTGCGGTGAAAAGGATGCCGCAGGTTCCGCCAAGCGTTATAACAAGGCTTGGCATAAAAAGACTGGAATTCCTTTGGAATGGATCAAGGGCGCGGGCCATAATTCCAATACCGATGCACCTGAAATTGTGAACAACTTAATTCAGAGCTTTGTGGACAGTTTGCAGTTGGATGATTTTGAGGAAGTGCAGTTCGCGGCAAGAGTCACGAAGAAATTTGAAGCAATATAG
- a CDS encoding MerR family transcriptional regulator yields the protein MGFSIGEVVKKTGLSAHTLRYYEKEGLLPFVTKSSSGLRVYTESDLGWLTMIECLKSSGLQIKEIAQYIKWFQMGDSTLAERVEMFRKRKAAIEEEMANLQIVLDKITYKTALYEEALKCGSLDTATNLPKMQKLKKKLFEKPTDFDKIMDQVG from the coding sequence ATGGGATTTTCTATCGGAGAAGTTGTAAAGAAAACAGGACTTAGCGCCCACACCCTGCGCTACTACGAAAAGGAAGGGCTCCTCCCCTTCGTCACCAAGAGCAGCTCTGGTCTCCGCGTTTACACTGAATCCGATTTGGGCTGGCTCACCATGATTGAATGCCTCAAGTCCTCGGGCTTGCAAATCAAGGAAATCGCACAGTACATCAAGTGGTTCCAAATGGGCGATTCCACCTTGGCCGAACGCGTAGAAATGTTCCGCAAGCGCAAGGCCGCCATCGAAGAAGAAATGGCCAACTTGCAGATAGTGCTGGATAAAATCACCTACAAGACCGCCCTTTACGAAGAAGCCCTCAAGTGCGGCAGCCTGGATACTGCCACCAACCTTCCCAAAATGCAAAAGCTGAAGAAGAAGCTTTTCGAAAAACCCACCGACTTCGACAAGATCATGGACCAGGTCGGCTAA
- a CDS encoding metalloregulator ArsR/SmtB family transcription factor, translating to MAKKESTKATCKCHDDHEHHECHCSHCHDMELAAMNVPLDTLFELSEFFKFFGDTTRIRILQILLGGEISVNDIAGKLNLEQSVVSHQLRILRTANLIKPRRDGRKMFYSLDDEHIGSIFKIGLSHILHKKEGK from the coding sequence ATGGCAAAGAAAGAATCTACAAAGGCTACATGCAAATGTCACGACGATCATGAACATCATGAATGCCATTGCAGTCATTGCCATGATATGGAACTGGCGGCAATGAACGTGCCCCTAGATACGCTTTTTGAACTTTCGGAATTCTTCAAGTTCTTTGGCGATACCACTCGAATCCGTATTCTCCAGATTCTTCTTGGCGGTGAAATTTCCGTGAATGACATTGCCGGCAAGCTGAACCTGGAACAGTCCGTGGTAAGTCACCAGTTGAGAATTCTCCGTACGGCGAACTTGATCAAGCCCCGCCGTGATGGCCGCAAGATGTTCTACTCTCTGGATGATGAACATATCGGATCCATCTTCAAAATTGGTCTGTCCCATATTCTCCATAAAAAGGAAGGAAAGTAA